Within Aspergillus oryzae RIB40 DNA, chromosome 2, the genomic segment CCCTCCTCATCCCTCTCCTCTACAACAAGGGCAAATTCCACCTCCGTCTCGCCGCACACTCTGAAGCCTCGGCTCAAAAGCTCAAGGCTCAGTACCCAGACGCCGACGTCGTAACAACAGACCTCCAGTCCCTATCTGACTGCCGCAAGCTCCTCCACGGCGCAACGGCCATCAACGCCGTCCTGCCAAGTCTACACTCTCacgagaaagaaatcggTTTCAATCTGATCGATGCGACCGTTGCTGAGTCCCGGCGTGAGGGAAATGTAATTAAGCATTTCGTTTTCTCGAGCGTTCTTGGGACACAGCATCGGAATTTGCTGCAGCATGATTTGAAGAGTTATGTTGAGGAACGACTGTTTTTGAGTCCGCTTGATTGTTGGACTATTCTTAAGCCGACCAATGTAAGTGCTTATACTGCTTCTTCTACACTATACAGTGATGGGTACTGACGAATTGAAAAGTTCCTAGACGCCTACCCCGTCGCGGCCCTAGCAGCACAGGAACACCCCGTTCTCGAAAAATGGTGGAAACCAGAACACGCAAATAGCGTGATCGCCCTCGCTGATCTAGCCGAAGCATCAGCCAAAGTGCTGAACGAGAGGGAAAAGCACTATCTAGCCGAATATCCCCTCTGCTCGACCATGCCCATCTCCGAGACGGAGATTATTCAAATCATTGAGAAGCGCAttgggaagaagatcgagcTGAAGACGCCTTCTTTTGAGACTGGCGTTAATAAGCTTATTAGGGCTTTGTATggtggggaggagaagggggatGGGGAGTTGGGGCTTGGGCTGGCGAGTGAGGGTGATTTACGGGGTGATCTTGTTCGGGATACGGTTGAGCATttgattttgttttataATCGGCGTGGGTTGAAGGGAAGTCCGAATGTTTTGAGGTGGCTGTTGGGGAGGGAGCCGACTTCTGTTGTGCAGTGGGTTGATGGGATTGCTCTGGCTTGAACTGAATTTTACGTTATGATGGAGTTGTAGATGCAATTATTTAGTCTCCTGTGTTTAATTCAGTTATATGCTCAAATTGCAGAGCCTTAGAGTTACCGTGTTTACTACAAGATAGCTGCATGTAGGAGGCTGAGCATGAGCCGCATCACTAGGAGATCTTAACGATCGATGATAGCAGTACTTTGGAAAGAACAATGATTTCCGTTATACTCTACTAAATGGATTGTTATTATAGGTAAGATGCAGAGTGTTCTCCAAGGGATTCTGCAGTTAATTTCACACATAACATGGTGTAGATTGGCAACTGACGAAGTAAGGCAGTCATCCCAAAATaacaccaaaaagaaaga encodes:
- a CDS encoding uncharacterized protein (predicted protein) is translated as MPISETEIIQIIEKRIGKKIELKTPSFETGVNKLIRALYGGEEKGDGELGLGLASEGDLRGDLVRDTVEHLILFYNRRGLKGSPNVLRWLLGREPTSVVQALELPCLLQDSCM
- a CDS encoding uncharacterized protein (predicted protein), whose protein sequence is MSEVLVITCPSGKQCSLLIPLLYNKGKFHLRLAAHSEASAQKLKAQYPDADVVTTDLQSLSDCRKLLHGATAINAVLPSLHSHEKEIGFNLIDATVAESRREGNVIKHFVFSSVLGTQHRNLLQHDLKSYVEERLFLMMGTDELKSS